The DNA sequence TAAGCTTTTTTAGATCAAAATATAACAAAATATTTTTAAATGTTCTTTAAGCTTTTTTAGATCAAAATATGAAAAATTTATTTTTTAAACGTTTTTTAGGGCATTTTGAGGCGAGGATATAAGTGAAATATATGAAGGGAATTTGACAAAACAGTATTTTTAAGGTACAATATATTGTACCTTAAAGGAGGCGATTATAATGGAAGCTATAAACTATTCAGATTTTAGAGCCAATATGAAAAGCTATATGGACAACGCTTATGAAAATCACGAAACTATGATAATAACTAGAAAAAAAATGAAAAATATTGTAATTATGTCTATTGAAGATTACAACTCTTTAATGACTACAAACTATTTACTTGCCAATCCTAACAATTCCAAGCATTTGTTAGAATCTATCGAACAAGCTAAAGAAGGAAGAACTGTTTCAAAAACAGTTGAAGAGCTAGAACTATGCGAATAAGTTTTACAGAAAACGCTTGGAAGGATTATACTCTGTGGCAAAAAGAAGATAAAAAAACTTTAAAAAGAATTAATGATTTAATAAAAGATACCATTCGTAATCCATTTTCAGGAATAGGAAAACCAGAGCCTTTAAAAAGCAACTTATCTGGTTACTGGTCTAGAAGAATTGATAAAAAAAATAGATTAGTATATGAAATGTTGGAATATGAGATAATAATTATATCTTGTAAATATCATTATTAAAAAAAATAAGCTACGCTTCACCTTGTAAAGCATAATTTTTTTCTAAATTTTTGGCTTTTGAAAAATTTTACTTTGAAAAATCACATATTTCAAAAAAAACGGCGTAGCTTATTTTATGAATAAATTTATATTTTCCTAGTAATTAAAAAAATATAGGTAGCGTAATTGGAAGATAAGATACAGTTCTAAAACTCTATTCAATTATACCTTAATTTTAGATCTAACTAAATTATGAACTTTTAAATCAACCACAACCACAAAAAGACGATCCATAAGATCGCCTCTCCAAAATATATACCCTAAACTTCTAAATCAAACTCTTTCCATGCTCCTTGTCGCAACTATATTTACTCCAGTTCCCAGCACATCTGCATAAACTACATCTCCCACTTTTACAGGAGCTTCTAATTCTATTTCATTTATTATATCCATACATTTATAATTGAAATCTTTAGGGATCCCGCCATCTGTTTTCACAGGTATTCTTTCTAATATTCCTCCTTTTATTTTAACAGTTGAGGTGATAACTCTTGTAGGATTTGTAACTTCTTTTATTGCATAATCCTCTCCTCTTTTACAACTATTTCCTGTTACTTTATATCCTTTTTCTGCAGTTTTATCACTTTCTATTGTTAATCTACACCCCATTGGACAAGTAATACATATCAATTCCCTTTTCATTTTATACCTCCTAACATTTTCTAATATTTATCTTTATTCGACTTTGTCTGTTTCAATATTGAGCCAACACATAGGTTAGCCCCACATTAGCGACAAATTCTATTCTACAGACACACTTAATTCTCTAAATTTTTCTTTTGTAAGGTACCCAATTGGCAAGCTTATTTTCTCCATTTCACCAGGAGCTAAATGTCTTTTTTTTATTCTTTTTATCTCTTCATTTCCATATCTAATTACCAACTCTTTATCTTTATATACTTTTCTAACTCTCATAAATAGTTCTAATTTATCCTCTACATTTTCCACTCTAATTTTATGCGGCACTATATAGCCTATCCCTTCTCCAGATTTTGTTTTTATTTGATTTACATCTTTTTTTAATCTATTTTGAATATATTTAGCTGCATTTTTTCCAGCTCTCCTACTTTCTTCCGTTACAAAATCCACCAAATCATGCACATGCACTACATTCCCACAAGCAAAAACTCCTTCAAGTGAAGTTTCCATAGATTCATTCACTACTGGTCCTGATGTTTTTATATCTATCTCTAATCCTGCATTTCTAGAAAGTTCATTTTCTGGAATTAATCCTACAGAAAGAAGCAAAGTATCACATTCATAAAGTTTTTCTGTTCCTTTTATAGGTTTCATATTTTCATCTACTTTAGCTACCACTACCCCTTCAACTCTATCTTTTCCTTTTATCTCCAATATTGTATGACTTAACATTAATGGTATATCATAATCATCTAAGCATTGTACTATATTTCTTGTAAGTCCTCCTGAAAATGGCATTAATTCTGCCACTAGCTCCACTTTTGCCCCTTCCAAACTCATTCGCCTAGCCATTATAAGCCCTATATCTCCTGAGCCTAAAATCACAACTTTTTTCCCTACCATATACCCTTCCATATTTATAAACCTTTGAGCTGCTCCAGCTGTAAAAACTCCCGCTGGTCTAAATCCAGGTATTGCAATTGCCCCTCTTGTTCTTTCTCTGCATCCCATTGCTAAAATTATAGCTTTACTTTTTGCTCTACTGAATCCATCTTCACTATTTATGAAACTCACAATTTTATCTTGTGAAATATCCAGAACCATACTATCTAATTTATATTCTATCTTCATACTTTTTAATTCTTCTGTAAATCTCTCTGCATATTCAGGCCCTGTTAATTCAGTTTTAAAAATATGTAATCCAAAACCATTATGAATACATTGTTGTAATATTCCACCAAGTTCTTTATCTCTTTCTATTACCAATATATTTTCAGCACCATTTTTCTTTGCTTCAATTGCAGCTGCTAATCCTGCTGGTCCGCCCCCCACTACTACTATATCATATTCTTTCATTTATTCTGCCTCCTTCCCTTTTGTTCTCCCTATCAAAACATACGATTTAGGATTATCTTTCACTATATCTTTCATATCTTTTTTCTTTTCTCTTGCTAAAATTTCCTGAACTCTAGGTCCACAAAATCCTCCTTGACACCTTCCCATTCCTGGCCTACATCTCTTCTTCACTCCATCAACTGTATCTGCCCCAGCTTTTATCGCTGCAACTATTTCTCCTTCAGTTATATTTTCACATCTACATATTATTTTCCCATATTTATTATCTTTTTTTATCAGAACTGCCTTTTCTTCGTCACTCAAATCCATAAATATAATCTGTTTTCTATTTGCTATAAAATTTTTATTCTCTTCTAATCCACCATTTATATCTTTTAATAATTCAACCACATATTCTGCTATTGCAGGTGCAGAAGACAATCCAGGAGATTTTATTCCAGCCACATTTATAAATCCTTTTGCATCTTTAGATTCTTCAATTACAAAATCCTTCGTACTTGACTCTGCACGTAATCCTGAGAAATTTGTTATCACTTCTCTAAATGGTAATTCAGGAATAGTTTTTTTAGCTGTTTCCCAAACGTAATTTAATCCATCTCTTGTTGTTTCTACATCATCTCTTTCCATATAATCTTCTGCATTTGGCCCCACTATAACATTTCCATGAACC is a window from the Haliovirga abyssi genome containing:
- a CDS encoding type II toxin-antitoxin system Phd/YefM family antitoxin; the protein is MEAINYSDFRANMKSYMDNAYENHETMIITRKKMKNIVIMSIEDYNSLMTTNYLLANPNNSKHLLESIEQAKEGRTVSKTVEELELCE
- a CDS encoding Txe/YoeB family addiction module toxin; amino-acid sequence: MRISFTENAWKDYTLWQKEDKKTLKRINDLIKDTIRNPFSGIGKPEPLKSNLSGYWSRRIDKKNRLVYEMLEYEIIIISCKYHY
- a CDS encoding DUF1667 domain-containing protein, which encodes MKRELICITCPMGCRLTIESDKTAEKGYKVTGNSCKRGEDYAIKEVTNPTRVITSTVKIKGGILERIPVKTDGGIPKDFNYKCMDIINEIELEAPVKVGDVVYADVLGTGVNIVATRSMERV
- a CDS encoding NAD(P)/FAD-dependent oxidoreductase → MKEYDIVVVGGGPAGLAAAIEAKKNGAENILVIERDKELGGILQQCIHNGFGLHIFKTELTGPEYAERFTEELKSMKIEYKLDSMVLDISQDKIVSFINSEDGFSRAKSKAIILAMGCRERTRGAIAIPGFRPAGVFTAGAAQRFINMEGYMVGKKVVILGSGDIGLIMARRMSLEGAKVELVAELMPFSGGLTRNIVQCLDDYDIPLMLSHTILEIKGKDRVEGVVVAKVDENMKPIKGTEKLYECDTLLLSVGLIPENELSRNAGLEIDIKTSGPVVNESMETSLEGVFACGNVVHVHDLVDFVTEESRRAGKNAAKYIQNRLKKDVNQIKTKSGEGIGYIVPHKIRVENVEDKLELFMRVRKVYKDKELVIRYGNEEIKRIKKRHLAPGEMEKISLPIGYLTKEKFRELSVSVE